In a genomic window of Phacochoerus africanus isolate WHEZ1 chromosome 6, ROS_Pafr_v1, whole genome shotgun sequence:
- the LOC125129295 gene encoding glycogen synthase kinase-3 alpha-like: MMAPRKNAKGGGGGNSSSSSSSSPSSCTSGGSSSPGARRGQRRSGAGGRGPGPALGMGPGRRHCGSISPDAAVRLLHPPCRSSCGRGAEAALGGPGGLV; this comes from the coding sequence ATGATGGCCCCGCGCAAGAATGCCAAGGGAGGCGGCGGcggcaacagcagcagcagcagctccagcagcCCGAGCAGCTGCAccagcggcggcagcagcagccccGGGGCCCGGAGAGGTCAGAGGCGCtccggggccgggggccggggcccGGGGCCGGCTCTGGGGATGGGGCCCGGGCGGCGGCACTGCGGATCCATCTCCCCAGATGCTGCCGTGCGTCTTCTCCATCCTCCGTGTCGTTCCTCGTGTGGGCGCGGGGCGGAGGCCGCGCTGGGTGGGCCTGGCGGGCTGGTTTGA